The sequence GATTATCTAGAGTTGTTAAGAAGTACTTTTGTTTTGCGCTACCTTTTTTAACGATTTCCGTACAACTACTATGACTATCAAAGCTGCTTCTAACAACTAGCTTAATATCGGTTTCTTTTAGTGGGGTTAATGTTTTAGCATGAAGTACAGGATTGCCTAATCTTGCCAATAGATTTGCTTGCTCTCGGCACACTTTTGAATATTTTATAGCATGTTTAACTTTTCTTGGATCAGTACTGTAAACACCTTTGGTATCAGTCCAAATAGTCACACTTTGCGCATTACAATAACGTGCGATTAATGTTGCGCTATAGTCACTACCATTTCGCCCTAAAGTAACAGTTTCGCCATCAATATCTTTAGCAATAAAACCCGTCACTACATTAAATTGCTGTGCATTTAAAACTTCACAACTTTTTTGATTAATTTCATGCTGAAGCTGGCCATCTTTTAATAACAGTAAATCTCTGGCATCAAAAGATTGCGCTTTATAATCTAGCTGCGTTAAATATTGCGCTAATAGCCTTGAAGACCATACTTCACCATGCGCTAAAAGCTGTGCTTCTATTAACTTATTTTGTTGTGCTAATTGAGTTATTGCATCTAACTCAATATTTAATTTATCTAACGCATGAACTTGTTGCTCATCAATTAACAGTTCACTTATCAATTCTACTTGATGGTTTTTTAATAATTTAACAACATCGCAAATGCCTTGTACATCATTTTGCTGATAACACTGCCATAGCTTAACAAGTGTATTTGTCGTTTTACCTGCAGCAGAAACTACAATTGAGTCACCTAATTGACAATGACTAATTATAATATTCGCTACCGCATGATATCGCGCTGCAGAACTTAGGCTAGAGCCACCAAATTTATGTACTGATTTATTCATTTCAATTTACCAAATAGCTTCATTAGCAGAAGTTAAGCACTTAACATTTGCAATATTTATATCATTTACAGTGTAATTTAGATTCTTAAGATTTTGAACCTACACCGGGTTTTGTTGCTACAAAAGTACGTTCTAAATCATTTATTAAATCTTGAACATCTTCAATTCCCACTGAAACTCGGATCATTGTATCGCCAACACCCGCTTCTAATCTTGCGGTTTCATCCATACCTGCATGAGTCATAGTTGCAGGATGACAAATTAGGCTTTCAACACCACCTAAGGATTCCGCTAAAGTAAATTGCTCAACACTTGTTAAGAATTTTGCTGAGTCGTTAATATCACCTTTAATATCAAAACTCACCATACCGCCAAAACCTTTTTGTTGTTTTTTAGCGAGTTCATGTTGTGGATGAGATTTTAAACCTGGGTAATAAACTTGATCAACATATGGGCTTTTTTCTAGATACTCAGCAACAGCCATCGCATTTAGCTCATGCTGTTTAATTCTCACATTTAATGTGCGAATACCACGTAAAGTCAGGTAGCTATCAAATGGCGCACCTGTAATACCGATATTATTTGCCCACCAAGCAAGCTCAGCACCTAACTCTGCTGTTTTAGCGATTACAGCTCCGCCAACAACGTCAGAGTGCCCATTAATGTATTTAGTTGTTGAATGCACAACAATATCTACACCTAATTCTAATGGATTTTGTAATGCAGGTGATAAAAATGTATTGTCGGCTGCAACTAATGCACCGCACTGCTTAGCGGTTGCAACCACTTTACTGATATCTGTTAAACGTAATAACGGGTTACTTGGTGTTTCTATCCATATAACTTTAGGTTTGATATTAAGAATTTCATCAAAACTTGCATCTAATGTGAAGTTAACGATTTTTAATTTTAATAAACCGCGTTTTTCTAAACTTGTGAATAAACGGTAGCTACCACCATAGCAGTCGTGTGGGATCACTAAAGTATCTTTAGATGATAATAGTTGTGTAATTAAATGAACTGCAGCCATTCCTGTTGCAGTAATAATGCCTTTTTCTCCACCTTCTAATTCAGCTAAAGTTTCAGCAAGAATGTCTCTTGTTGGATTGCCGCTGCGTCCATAATCGTAAGCACGCTTTTTATCAAAGTCAGCAAATGAATAAGTAGTTGATAAATAAAGAGGCGGAACCACTGCACCGTGATGTTTATCTGCTTCGATGCCTTTTCGTACAGCTGTTGTTGCTTTTTTTACTTGAGTCATTTTTAATACCTACAACCAATTAGATGTTTAGACGTCCAAAAGGTTAATTCAATAAGTTTGGGAAGTCAAAACTTTTATCCATCTAAATAGCTAAACATCTTAAATTTGACTATCTTAGATAAATAGATAAAATTTCGGGTCAATAAAACAATTAAAATTACATAAAGTAGTTCTATTAGACTAGTCAGATTAGTATAATTTAGCTCGACAACAAAAGCGCGGTTTGAATAAAAGGCAATTTAAGTATATGGCAACAAAATGGAATGGTGAATATGTTCACCCATACGCAGAACATGGTAAAAAATCAGAGTTAGTTAAAAAAATAACTGTTTCGATTCCATTAAGTGTTTTAAAAGTACTTACTGACGAAAGAACACGTCGACAAGTAAATAACTTGCGTCATGCAACAAACAGTGAATTACTGTGTGAAGCATTTTTACATGCATTTACTGGACAGCCGCTACCCAATGATGAAGATCTGAAAAAAGATAATCCAGATCACATTCCAGCTGAAGTTAAAAAGATAATGACTGAAATGGGTTTAGAATTACCCTTTATGGAAGATGAAGATTAATTATTTTCAGCTTTAGCTAAACTAAAATATTATGTCCATATAATAAAAAGCCAATTAATTTTAATTGGCTTTTTTATGCGAATAATTCAGATTTAGCAATTTTCCATGGCTTTAAATAAGCACGTATATTGATATTCAAATTCTAATTGAGTTATTTTGCTACCATCAATAATTCTATTCTCAACCGTATTTAACGAATAAGTCGGGGCTTTTACTTCTAATTGTAAGCAGGCTTGTTGGTAAAATTCTTGTTTTGTTGGATGATCAGGACTGACTAGATTAAAAAGCTGTTTTGGTGTTTGCCATTGTTTTAATAAACAAATAATACCAGCCATTACATCTGTTTGATGAACCATATTAACCGCCGCCAAAGCGCTACTTTTTAGATGTTTACCAGATACAAACTTACCAGGATGACGTTTAGGACCAATTAACCCAGCTAAACGTACAACCTTACCTAAATCTGCTAACTGTAAAACTTTTTGCTCTGCTTGATTAAGCAACTTTTGGCGCTCTGTAACTAAAGTTAATGTGCTTAATTCATTATATTCAACTGGTGCATTTGGATAAATACCCGTTGAAGAACATAATAAAAAACCTTTCATTTTAAGTTTTATTGCAAGATCAATCGCCTGGTTTAAACTCTCGATATAGTTATCTCTTGGTGTGATACAACACACCCAATATGCTCCCTCTAAACTAATATTGTGCTCTAAGTCATTTTGATTATTTACATTAAAGTAATGGATCTGCTTTTCATTTGCTAATTTTTTTGAGCGGCAAGTCTCTTGGGTAATAACTCCAATCTGTTGTAAATTGGTACTTAATTTACTACCAAGCCACCCAGAACCTAAAATAACAACATTTACGGGCTTATTTTCCATTAACATTCCATCAATATACTAGCAGTTTTAAGGGATATATGATTATATTACCACTATCTAATTCTCGTTGTACTGTTATGTTAATTATGATCCAAAACTTATCTATTCGGAAAAAAATTCTCTTTTTGATTGGTGGCACGATTGCAGTGCTACTTATAATGGCTTCATGCTTTTTAGTAAATCATATTGCTTCTTTATCTCGTAGCTCAATCGAGAGTGAAGCAAAACAATATGTTCAATCAGAACAACAATCCATCGAATCTTATTTTGCTCAATATGGCAAGATTGTAGAAACATTCGTAACAAATCCATACTTAGTTAACTGGTTTGAAAATTGGACAGCCAGAGAAAGTGATTTAGCGCTTTCCGACGGTTATGATGCTGTAAACCAAGATATGGTGCGTATTAGTGGCAATGACGATAATATTTTATCTGCATTTTTTGCCTCAGGCATAACAGGTGAGTATTTTAAAGAAAATGAGCGAACCACCTTCTATAACGGCCAGCCCTATTACGCCTATAAACGAGGTTGGTGGCAAGAAGCCATGCAAATTAATAGCCTTTACGTTGGTGCTTTATCAGTTGATTTAACAACGGGTAATGTTTCTGCAGTTGTTCAACAACCAGTTTATAGTCCAAATAACAAATTAGTGGGGGTTGCTGGTGTTGATCTTCAGTTAAACAAAATCGCTGACATGATTGAAGATATTAATTTCAACAATAAAGGCTTTGGCTTTTTATTAGATAATCAACAAAAAGTTGTTCACTTATCGAAAAAAACACAACATCAACTATCCATTACAGATGAAAGTGAAAGAGGCAAAGAAGGATTAGATGCACTCGAAACACAATTTGATAATACCTCTGGATTTAAACAACTAAACTCTGAAATGAAAAATAACCTGAACGGCACGAATATAGTGACTTTTAAAGGCGAAGAGTATTATGTTGTTTATCGTCGCTTACAACTTGAGAAGCCAGTTCTTGATTGGTACGTTGGATTATTAGTACCAATGAAGTTAATTGAAGAACCTGTTAAGCAAGCTGTATTCACTACTAGTATGGGTGTGCTGGTTATTTTATTAATTATCGCAGCTGTTATTTTTTGGGCGACACAGATGATCAGTAAACCGATTAGTGATTTAACGCATGTGATGCGAGATATTGCCTCAGGTGACGGTGACTTAACTAAAAAAATTGACATGAATCGCACTGATGAAGTTGGCCAATTAGCATCTCATATGAATAGCTTTATCACTAAACTGCATACATTATTGCTAAAAACAGCCAGTCAAGCTGAGCAAGTTGGCGTTGCATCTGAACATTTAAGTCAAGTGTCTTATGAAACCAACAGTGAAATACAGCAAGAAAAGGAGCAAGTGGATAGTGTCAGTACTGCTGTAACTGAAATGGCTTCTACTGTATTAGAAATTTCACGCAACGCACAAGAAACAAACTCAGCAGCTGCAGAGGTTCAAAACCTTACTAAGGTCGGTACAGATATATCTAATGATGCTCAAACGGCTATGACCTCTTTAGCTTCTCATATCGGTGAAGCATCGCAAATTGTATCTGGCTTAGAACAAGAGTCAGGAAATATTGGTGCTGTTGTTGATGTGATAAACAGCATTGCAGATCAAACAAATTTACTGGCACTTAACGCAGCCATTGAAGCTGCAAGAGCAGGCGAACAAGGTAGAGGATTTGCGGTAGTTGCTGATGAAGTACGCTCTCTTGCAAGCAGAACACAAGAGTCTACTGACGATATTCGCAATATGATCAATAAGTTGCAACAAATAGCGCAGCAAGCTTCAACAATGATGCAAGAGGGTAAAGATCAAGCTGAAAGCTCAGTAACACAGACTCAAGATGTATTAGCCTCGCTTACTGCAATAAGTAATTCAGTAGCAACTGTACAAGATCAGAGTCATCAAATTGCCACTGCGACTGAACAACAAACTTTGGTTGCTGAAGATATTAATACGAGTTTGAATGCAATTAATGACTTAGTAAATAATACATCAGAACATGCTAATGAGCTTGCTAGTGAAGCAAGTGATTTAAATAATTTAGCTTCAGGTTTAAATGAAAGCGTAAATCAATTTAAACTGTAACTACGATAAAAATGTAGCGCGCTTGCAATTAAGTAAGCGCCTTACTTATTTTTAAACACTGAATCAAAATATCCTTTATTCATCAAAATACCAATAACCTAAATTAAGCCAACAAAGTAAACTCTCAATTAAATAATGGTGTTTTAATAATGGCTTTAACATCTTAAATGTCAAAACTTGGTTATTACATAATAAAGGTATAAATTGAGCGTATTTTTCATCTAAATTAATCTGATCATATCTTTGGCTGAGGAAGTAGATACCCCACAGAGAAACTCATTGATTCTTCTAAAGTGATTCCCTCATGAGGAAAGCCCGGCGAAATATATAATATGTCGCCAGGAAATAACTCTACATCTATAATGGATTCAAATGATTCGGTATACAATAAAGCCTCATATGCTGCAAATTCTTTATAATCGCCTTTATCACCTACACACCAACGACGATGTCCAGAACCTTGGAATACATCATAAAGATCTATATAAGGACCAAACTCGGCGTGCCATAAATTTTTTTTGAGAAACAATGCGCGACTCAACATAATCGTCACAGGCTAATCCAGCTAACTCATCAGGTGATAAAAAATCTTGAAAATCCTTAAAACCTTAGCGTATGACTAATGGTTTTTTTTGCCAATAAATAGATAAAAAAACCTGAGGGGGTCAGCTAGTTTAAGTTAAGTTGAAGCATAGTTACATACCATAAAAAATTTAAAAAATGATATCAAGTTAGTGCATTTCCAAAGGTAATTAAGATCAAAGTTATGCTTTTTAGATGACATTTAACGCTTTTATTTTGATTGTGTTCATGCTTTAATCAAACACAATAAACTCATCCGACCAGTAAATTATAATACTAAATTAATAACATTTTATTTGGAGATAGCACAATGCCGGAATATAAAGCACCACTTCGTGATACTAAATTTGTTATGCAAGAATTATTAAATTGCGAAGCCCATTATGAAAAACTCGGTTATGAAGATGCCACTCCAGATATGATTGATGCGATTTTAGTTGAGGCAAGTAAATTTACAGAGCAAGTCATAGCACCATTAAATCAAATTGGTGATCAACAAGGCTGTACTTGGAATGAAGGTGAAGTAACAACACCTGATGGATTTAAAGATGCTTATGATCAGTATGTAGAAGGTGGATGGCCAACATTATCTCAAGATGTCGACTTCGGTGGCCAAGGTTTACCTCATTCACTTAATAATGCAGTTGCTGAGATGATGTCAACGGCAAACCATAGCTTTGCCATGTATCCAGGTTTAAGTCATGGTGCGATTGCTACATTAGAAGATCATGGCTCCGAGCTACAAAAACAGATGTTTATGCCTAACTTAGTCTCTGGTGAGTGGACAGGCACTATGTGTTTAACTGAAGCTCACTGTGGTACAGATTTAGGCATGTTACGCACAAAAGCTGAGCCGAATGAAGATGGTAGCTATGCTATTACAGGCTCTAAAATTTTTATTTCGGCTGGTGAACATGATTTATCTGACAACATAGTGCACATAGTTTTAGCACGCACGCCTAACGCACCAAAAGGTGTAAAAGGTATTTCATTATTTATTGTGCCTAAATTTAATGTAAGTGATGACGGCCAAAAACAAGATCGCAACCAAGTTGCCTGTGGCTCTATAGAACATAAAATGGGGATCAATGCTAATGCAACCTGTGTAATTAATTTTGATAACGCAAAAGGTTATTTAATCGGTGAAGAGAATCGCGGTTTAAACTGCATGTTTACTTTTATGAATTCGGCACGTTTAGGTGTTGCAATGGAAGGTGTTGCCGCTGCAGAACTTGCATTCCAAGGCTCTGTTGCTTATGCAAAAGATAGATTACAAATGCGCTCATTATCTGGAGCTAAAAATCCTGACGGTAATGCAGATCCTATTATTGTTCACCCTGATGTACGTCGTATGCTACTTACTCAAAAGTCTATTGCCGAAGGTGGTCGCGCTTTAATTGGCTATTTAGGCCAGCTAGTTGATACAACTCACGCAGAAAAAGATCAAACAGTAAAAGTAAACGCGAATGATAAACTTGCTTTATTAACGCCAATCGCTAAAGCATTCTTAACTGAAATGGGCATGGAGTGTGCTAGTCATGGTGTGCAAGTTTATGGTGGCCATGGCTTTATAAAAGAATGGGGCATGGAACAAATCATGCGAGATACCAAAATAAGCTGTTTATATGAAGGCACGACAGGTATTCAAGCACTCGATTTATTAGCACGTAAAGTACTAGGGTCTAAAGGTAAATTATTAGAAGCATTTGCTGCTGAGGTTTTACCATTTTGCAAAGAAAACTCAGCTGACGAACATATGGCTGAATTCATAAATCCAATCTTAAAAAACCTAGAACAATGGCAAAAAATAACCCAAACAATCGGTGAAAAAGCAATGACAAATCCAGATGAGATTGGTGCAGCATCTGTCGATTATTTAATGTTTTCAGGTTATGTTACTTTAGCTTACTTTTGGGCTCGTATGGCTAAAACGGCACAACAAAAATTAGCTGATGGTTCAGAAGATACAAAATTCTACCAAGCTAAAATTAAAACTGCACAATTTTATTTCCAGCGCATGTTACCTAGAGCTAAAGGTCATATAGCTTGCATATTAAACGGTGCCGATTCGCTTATGGCATTAGATAGTGAAGATTTTATTTTTTAGACAGCGCTTTAAATTTCTTTGATGGGCAATTAATATTGCTCATCAGTTTATTATTAATAATCAATTCTACTGTACATTTTTTGCTTCACAAATGTTTACATAACCCATAGACATTATTTCACCAAAGTATTAACTTATTAATGAGCCATACACTTTAATAATAAGGAAATACCATGGCATTTTTAAGCAGTTTAATTTTTGCCTCAACGATCGCTTTAGCGGATAATTCCCCATCTGTTTACCTTGCTGAATTTAAAGATAAACAACATGAAATAAAGACTAAAATTAGCTTCCATCATGCATTACTTGCCACTGAAAAAGATGGTTTATTATTAGAACTTAATGAACATGAAGTTTCTTTGTTAGAAAATAAAGGCATACAACTTACTCCTGCAACTCAACAATGGCAAAAAAAGCTCAGTGAGATAAAAAAACTCACTCTAAATAATAATAATCAAACTTCAGGGATCCCTGGTTTTAGCTGTTATGCAACCGTAGAAGAAACATTCTCTGAAGCGGATAAGCTTATAAACCAATATCCACACTATGCTCAATGGATAGACATTGGTGATTCTTGGCAAAAACATAATGGGGGCGATGGCTACGATTTAAAAGTTTTAAAAATTGGTAATAAAGACTTAGTAGATCCACCAATACTTTTCATACAAAGCGCTATGCACGCTAGAGAATACACTACAGCCGCATTGACTTTAGATTTCGCTAAAACCTTACTCAATAATTTTGAATCAGATCCTGATATTAATTGGATTTTAAATCGTCACCAAATTCATATTTTATTTCAAACCAACCCTGATGGCAGAAAAATTGCCGAAACAGGTGTATCCCAGAGAAAAAATGTTAATGAAAATCACTGTAATTTTGGAACAGTTGGTGTTGATTTAAATCGAAATTTTTCATTCGGTTGGAATACAGTTCAAGGTGGCTCTAGTGGTAATGAATGTAATCAAACTTATCGAGGAGCTTCTGCGGGTTCTGAACCTGAAGTGTCCTCACTTGAAACTTACATAAGATCTATATATCCGGATGTACGAGGCGATAATGATACAGATGCAGCTCCAGTCGATACTAAAGGGCTCTATTTAGACATACATAGTTATAGTGAGTTAATTTTGTGGCCTTTTGGGCATAGTGAAACGTTAGCACCAAATAACAAAGGCCTAAAAGCCTTAGGACGCAAGCTCGCTTTTTTCAATGGTTACGACCCCATGCAGTCTGTCGGTTTATACCCTACAGATGGCACTTCTGATAATTTAGCTTATGGCGAACTAGGCATAGCACATATTACATTTGAACTCGGCACTGCTTTTTTTCAGCAATGTAATATCTATGAAAATAAAATTAGACCAGATAATCTAAAAGCTTTACTTTACGCAGCCAAAGTAGTTGAAGCGCCTTATTTGATGACTTCGGGTCCTGATATTGAATCTATCAAAATTACTAATGTGACTGATAGTTATATAGAAGTTGATGTATTAGCAACTGATGAAAGGTTTAGTTCATCTGGAGGCTCTAGTAAGGCAGTTAAAGATAAACAAGGTAATAAAATCCCTACTTCAGAAAGTGAAATGGAGCCAACACATAATATTAAAAGCGTTTTTTATAGTGTAGGTGACTACCTTGATGAAGAAAATACTTTACAAGCAGAAGTGAAGGATGGTGATACAGATAGTAGCAGAGAAACTTTTACTGCTCGCATAGATAAAAGCATGGTACACAATGATCAAATAACATTATATTTTCGCGCTGAAGATGACGATGCTAGCTTGGGTCCTGTGACAGCTAAAACGCTGAAATTAATAAAGCCAACTGGCGACACTAAAATAAATTGTAAAGGTGCTAAATGTACTTTTTCAGCGAATGAAAGCGATATGAGTTATTTGTGGCAACTCGAAGACGGTAGATATAGTTCAAATCAAGAGGCTAGCTTTATATTTCCGACACTCGGTAGCTATAAAGTAAACTTTAGCATCACAAACACAATTGGGTTAAAAACTGAAAAGTCCGTTGATTTTGATATAACCGAATACTTAAAACCAATCGTCATATTTACCAATAGTTGCACTGACAATACTTGTCAGTTTGACGCCTCTGCAACTACAGATCTAGATAGTAAAGCACTAACATATTCATGGGATTTTGGCGATTCAGCTAGTTCAGATTCAATTACACCAGAGCATAACTATGAAAATGAAGGTAATTATTCAGTCACCCTAACGGTAACAGATGAACATAATCAAATATCAACTGTAACTAAAGAGGTAACAATACAATTAAATAAACCAACTGGCGACTTAAACATAAACTGTACAGGTGCTAAATGTACTTTTTCTGCAACTGAAAGTGATATGAGTTATTTATGGCAACTAGAAGACGGAAGAAGTAGCTCAAATAAAGAAGCTAGTTTTATTTTACCGACACTTGGGAATTATAAAGTAAACTTTAGTGTTACCAATTCAATGGGATTAACAACTGAAAAGTCTGTTGATTTTGAAATAACCGAATACTTAAAACCAACTGCAATGATTACGACTAGTTGCTCTGAAAAAACCTGTCAGTTTGACGCATCTACGACTACCGATTTGGATAGCGAAACATTAACTTATTCTTGGGATTTTGGTGATTCAAAAAACTCTGATTTAATCACAGTTGAACATAAATATGAAAATGCAGGTAGTTATTCTGCCACCTTAACAGTAACGGATGAACATAACCAAGTATCAGTTATAACTAAAGAAGTCACAGTGTCTGATGCTGTAATTCCAGAGCCGATTCCTGAACCTGAAGCAAAACAAAGCTCTGGTGGCTCACTATTTTACTTAATATTAGTTTTACTGGGTATTAGAAAGGTAAGGAGCTAGCAATATAAAAATGGGGTAGCACTTACCCCATTTTTTGTTATTTAATATGACCTATTTGGTAATTTTAGCGAATGGTTGGCCCATTCTTGTCACTGTCTCTGGGATTTGACCCGTTAAGAAGTCAGCAGCTTGTTGTGGCCAAGCTAAAATAACCGTAGAACCTAGCTTAAAACGCCCCATTTCATCACCTTTCTTCAAGCTAATTTTATTATCGCCTTCAGTTGGGTAATCCCAGCTAAATACTTTTTTACCTGCTGGCGGTGTTACTGTACCTGACCAAATTGTTTCTATACTTGCTACAATTGTTGCACCCACTAATACCATAGCAAGTGGGCCAATTTCAGTATCAAAAATAGCAACTACACGTTCATTTCTTGCAAATAAATTTGGTACATTTTGTGCCGTTAGTGGGTTTACTGAAAATAAATCACCTGGTACATATATCATTTGCTTTAAAGTGCCATCTATTGGCATATGTATACGATGATAATCTTTAGGTGCTAAATAGATAGTTGCAAATTTACCACCTTGAAAAGGGGCAGCTGTTTGTTCTTCACCACCGAGTAATGTTTGCAGACTAAAGTCATGACCTTTAGCTTGGATCAAACGATCATCTTGAATATCACCTAACTGACTGATCTTACCATCTACAGGATGAGCAATAATATTTTCTTCCATCGCAATTGGGCGCAAACCATCTTTTAAAGGACGCGTGAAAAACTCATTAAAGCTTTTGTAATGACTCGCTTCTTCATATTGCGCTTCTGTCATATCAATTTGATATTGTTTAATAAAAGCTTTAATTAATGTTGTTGTTAATGCACCAGCTTCCGCTTCTGCTAACTTGCCTACAGCACGTGATACTAAGTGTTTTGGCATTGCATACTGCATTGCAATTTTAAATTTATCTAAACTCACAAACGTATTCCTAATTATTATTTTATACTCTCGGTGCACGAGCGCCTGCACGCCCTTCTTGCATAGATTCTAATATTCTGTGGTAATTATCAAATCTCAACTGTGAGATTTTACCTTCAGCTAACGCCTCTTGAATTAAACAGCCTGGATCTTTTAAGTGTTTACAGTCTCTGAACTTACAACCACCTAAATATTCTCTAAACTCTTTAAAGCACCAAGTGACACGATCAGGCTCTAAGTGCCATAAACCAAATTCCCGGATCCCTGGCGAATCAATTAAATTACCGCCAGATGGCAAGTGATGTAAACGCGATACTGTTGTTGTATGCTGACCTAAACCACTATTTTCAGAAACGTCTTTAGTTAATATATTAGATTCAGGTAATAGCGTATTTACTAATGTTGATTTGCCAACACCACTTTGACCAACAAAAATACTATTTTTATCAACCAATAAAGATTTTATGCCATCGATGCCTTCACCCGTTTTATTACTGACTAAATATACTTGATAGCCAATACCACGATAAATATCTAATACGCTTTGCACCTCAGCTAAAGTGTCATCGTCTAGTAAATCAACTTTATTTAAAATTAATATCGGTTTTATACCCATATCTTCACATGCAACGAGATATCGATCTATGATGCTAGGTGTAAATTCAGGCAATACAGCTGAAACCATTAAAATCTGATCTACATTAGCTGCAACAACTTTTACGCCATCATAAAAATCAGGACGTGTTAATTGGCTTGTTCGCTCATCTACAGTTTCAATTACGCCAGCTAAGTCACCTTGACTTACCTTAGCACGACGAAAATAAACATTATCACCACACACTATATTACTGACTGTACGACGGATATTACATCTTAAGATTTCTTTGTCGGTAGTTTCAATGTCAGCATGTTGACCAAAACGACTGATCACAATAGCCGACTCT is a genomic window of Pseudoalteromonas sp. '520P1 No. 423' containing:
- a CDS encoding PKD domain-containing protein; the protein is MAFLSSLIFASTIALADNSPSVYLAEFKDKQHEIKTKISFHHALLATEKDGLLLELNEHEVSLLENKGIQLTPATQQWQKKLSEIKKLTLNNNNQTSGIPGFSCYATVEETFSEADKLINQYPHYAQWIDIGDSWQKHNGGDGYDLKVLKIGNKDLVDPPILFIQSAMHAREYTTAALTLDFAKTLLNNFESDPDINWILNRHQIHILFQTNPDGRKIAETGVSQRKNVNENHCNFGTVGVDLNRNFSFGWNTVQGGSSGNECNQTYRGASAGSEPEVSSLETYIRSIYPDVRGDNDTDAAPVDTKGLYLDIHSYSELILWPFGHSETLAPNNKGLKALGRKLAFFNGYDPMQSVGLYPTDGTSDNLAYGELGIAHITFELGTAFFQQCNIYENKIRPDNLKALLYAAKVVEAPYLMTSGPDIESIKITNVTDSYIEVDVLATDERFSSSGGSSKAVKDKQGNKIPTSESEMEPTHNIKSVFYSVGDYLDEENTLQAEVKDGDTDSSRETFTARIDKSMVHNDQITLYFRAEDDDASLGPVTAKTLKLIKPTGDTKINCKGAKCTFSANESDMSYLWQLEDGRYSSNQEASFIFPTLGSYKVNFSITNTIGLKTEKSVDFDITEYLKPIVIFTNSCTDNTCQFDASATTDLDSKALTYSWDFGDSASSDSITPEHNYENEGNYSVTLTVTDEHNQISTVTKEVTIQLNKPTGDLNINCTGAKCTFSATESDMSYLWQLEDGRSSSNKEASFILPTLGNYKVNFSVTNSMGLTTEKSVDFEITEYLKPTAMITTSCSEKTCQFDASTTTDLDSETLTYSWDFGDSKNSDLITVEHKYENAGSYSATLTVTDEHNQVSVITKEVTVSDAVIPEPIPEPEAKQSSGGSLFYLILVLLGIRKVRS
- the asd gene encoding archaetidylserine decarboxylase (Phosphatidylserine decarboxylase is synthesized as a single chain precursor. Generation of the pyruvoyl active site from a Ser is coupled to cleavage of a Gly-Ser bond between the larger (beta) and smaller (alpha chains). It is an integral membrane protein.); this translates as MSLDKFKIAMQYAMPKHLVSRAVGKLAEAEAGALTTTLIKAFIKQYQIDMTEAQYEEASHYKSFNEFFTRPLKDGLRPIAMEENIIAHPVDGKISQLGDIQDDRLIQAKGHDFSLQTLLGGEEQTAAPFQGGKFATIYLAPKDYHRIHMPIDGTLKQMIYVPGDLFSVNPLTAQNVPNLFARNERVVAIFDTEIGPLAMVLVGATIVASIETIWSGTVTPPAGKKVFSWDYPTEGDNKISLKKGDEMGRFKLGSTVILAWPQQAADFLTGQIPETVTRMGQPFAKITK
- the rsgA gene encoding small ribosomal subunit biogenesis GTPase RsgA, with protein sequence MTKRKKLSKGQSRRIKENHQKRLKTANTATENTENKSQTQWQTDNLGAIESAIVISRFGQHADIETTDKEILRCNIRRTVSNIVCGDNVYFRRAKVSQGDLAGVIETVDERTSQLTRPDFYDGVKVVAANVDQILMVSAVLPEFTPSIIDRYLVACEDMGIKPILILNKVDLLDDDTLAEVQSVLDIYRGIGYQVYLVSNKTGEGIDGIKSLLVDKNSIFVGQSGVGKSTLVNTLLPESNILTKDVSENSGLGQHTTTVSRLHHLPSGGNLIDSPGIREFGLWHLEPDRVTWCFKEFREYLGGCKFRDCKHLKDPGCLIQEALAEGKISQLRFDNYHRILESMQEGRAGARAPRV